The genome window ATGGCTGAGTACACGGACGAGAGGTTGGTGCTGGAGGCGTTTGACGATTACTATCGGGAGCGGGCCGTACTCGATCGTGTCGAGATCTGGATTGTCACGGGGCATCCTGGCTCCAGACAACATTATGAGCTGCCAAACAGGGAGCAGCAGTCAGATTCCGGGAGCGAGGGTAAAGATATTGTTTTTGAAGAGACCGGTTGCAATTATCTCGCCTTCAACTTTCGCCGGCCGGGTGTTCAGCATGATTACGCGTTTCGGATTGCGATGCGGATGGTAATGGACCGCAATCAGCTCATTAAAAAGCTAGGTGAGTATGCGTTCTCGCCCGCAGGCAGTTTTTTGCCAAGCAGGAGCAGAGCCATGACCTTTTCATCGTCTACGCTGGAGGAAGCCGCATCCTGGCTGAGTCGCAGCTCTTATCAAGGGGAGACGCTTTCCGTGTTTATCAGTGAGGGCAAATTGTTTGACATCGTCGGAAAATGGATGAAACGTCGGTGCCAGCAGATCGGGATCCAAATCAAGCTGGTTCCCATGACCAAGGCTAATTTCTTGTCTGATCACGTGGACCTCGAAGCAGATATGGCCATCATGGGGGAAGTGTTTCAAAGCGACGTGGAGCTTGGCCTGATCGAGCTGTACAAGAATAAGAGCACCATGGTTTATCGGTTTATGGATGATCATATGCGTGCGTTGGTAGACGATAAGCTGTCCGAGGTTCTGCGCATGGAGAATCGGGATAAGCGTATGAGAGCGCTGGATTTGATCGAACAAGCGTTTGAGGAGCAACAGTGGCTGCTGTGCAACTTTCATGTGAAACGTATAGACCGTTACCACCCGGCTCTGCAAGGTTTTGTAGCGGATTCCTTCGGCTGGCTTGACTTCTCCAAGCTGTGGGTAAAATCATTCGTTACCAGTCTGTAACCCTTTCCTGCCGTTCTTTTCCTATCATAGAGAGAATTGCAGGTTAAAGGAGGCGTTACCGTTGCACAAAAGCGCAAAAACAGGAATTTCCGTATTGCTGGCGACTACGGTGTTGGCAAGTCCATTCGTCGTGGTGCCAAAAGCCGCTTATGCTTTAACTGTCGAGGATATTTCGGCGGATGATACGAGCGCAGATGAAGAAACAGAATATACGATTGAGTTTGAAATCGACAAGGAATTGAAATCGGGGGACGAGATTTCCGTCAAGTTTCCATCAGATTTCACTGTCGATAAAAAGCTGAAAAAATCAGATGTGACCCTTGAAGATGACGATGGCGACGATGTCTCGATCGACAGCGTTTCGGTCAGCAGCAATGTCGTCACAATTGAGCTGGACGAAAAGGTAAGCAAAGGAACATTGCTCACCTTGACCATCGATAACATCACCAACCCGGAAGACAAAGGGACCTATTCGATCGGGGTCAAAACGTCCAAGGAAACGAGCTATAAAAACGAAAAAATCACCATCGGCAAATCCTCTGGCAGCAGCAGTAGCAGCGGGAGCAAATTCAGCGTATCCCAAAGCACCAAATCAGCAGAAGCAGACATCACTTTGACACTTGGCAAGTTCAACCTGTCGTCCAAGTCCAAATTGAAAAAAGGAAAATACATTTATGTAGATTTCCCTACCAAAGATATGCTCCCGAAAAGCATCAGCAAATCGGATGTCAAAGTGAATGGCACCAAGGCCGAGTACGTCTCCATCATCGACAGCGATTCCATTCGCATCGAGGTTCCAAGCGGGGCAGACGGAGACAGCTATATCAAGCTGGAATTCTCCTCGTCTGCAGGAATCAAGAATCCGTCAAGTGCTGACAACGACTACACCTTTGAGATTGAATACGATGACAAGACGTATACATCTGAGGATATGGAAGTGACGGGGTCGGCTCGTGAGTCGTTTGAAGTCTCGTTGTCCGATCAGACAGCAGGGGCTCGTTCGAGCTATTCGTTCGACATCGATCTCTCGACCAAGCTCTATTCCAACACAGACATCCAGATTGAGTTCCCGAGTGCTGACATGATTCCGCCTGTGGTTTCGGGCTACAGCGTAACAGTCAACGGCGATCAGGTCGGCGGTGTCAGTGTGAGCAACAGCAAAGTATCCTTCCGCACACCAAGCGGATTCAAGAGCACCGACAAACTCACGGTCAAATTTGCCTTTGACGCCTATTTGACGAACCCGAAAACAACGGGTACATACAACCTGACAGCGAGGATCGACAATAAAACGTACCGTTCGAAAAGCTTTGATATCTCGGGCGCATCCGCGCCGGTTGCGGTAGATAACACGGCTGCGACCATCGGATTGACCCGCGCTACCGCTTCTACTCCGACAGGCTTGCAGATTGCGATCAAGGGACTGGGTGCCCCTATCGTACGCTCCCAAGGCTTCTTTGAAGTCGTCCTGCCAGCTGGCTTCAAGGTGCCTGCCTATATCCCAGCCAATCAGGTGACCGTCAACGGAACTGCCGCCAACTATGTGGGCGTCCGCGGGCAAAATCTGATTATCGTGCCTACGCAGGATATTCCGGCAAAGACAGCAGTCCAGGTCAACATCCTGGAAGCAGGGGGGATCGTAAACCCTCCGACGACAGGTGTGTACAGCATCGGGGTCTACACCTCTGAGGAAAAAGGGCTGCTGTTTGCAAGGCCAGCGACGATTGTGGCACTCAATGGAGTGAGCTTCAAGGCAAACGTAGCTTCGTTCACCAAATCGGGCAAGGCAACGGCATTGGCAGCAGCACCTTACATCGTCAATGGCAATACGCTGATGCCTGCTTCGTTCTTCCGCGATGGACTGGGTATGTCCGTCACATGGACGACGACCACTGCGAGAGTCGTGAGCGGCAATACGGTCATGCAGTTCAAGGTGGGCTCCAACGTGGCGACGATCAACGGACAAAATGTCACATTGCCTGTAGCCGTTCAATTGAAGAACAAAATACCGACACTGCCTCTGCGTACGATCACCGACCGGACTGGTCACAAGATTGTCTTTGTCAATGGCAACTACACGGTATACAAATAAACAGAAAAAAGCACAGAACCCCGCTATCAGGCGGGGTTTTTGTTCTAAAAGGACATCCCCTCCCATACGATGGTACAAGAAGGGTAGTAAGGGAGGAGTTAGCATGATGGAGCACACGAAGCGGCCTCGCCATGAAGTCGTGATGATCAATCGACGCAGTCTGGCGATTTCGGGTGTGAAAAACGTCGAAAGCTTTGACAGTGAAGAGTTTCTTTTGGAGACAGAGGGCGGCTTTTTAACCATACGAGGACAAAATCTGCATATGAAAAATCTGAGTTTGGAAACCGGAGAAGTGGCGATCGAGGGTCTGGTTCACGAAATGGCCTATCTGGAGCAAGGGCAGGCCGGCGATCGGTCGAGAGGGTTCTTCGGTAAGCTGTTCAAGTGAGTATCGGCATCCAGCTTCAGACGGTGCTGGCCATGTCGACGTGTGGTGCTCTCATGGGAATGGGCTTTGATACGTACCATGTGTTCAAGGGAAAAAGCAAACTGCCCCTTTGGATGATCTTCATTTTTGACATTCTGTTTTGGGTAGGCAGCATGGGAGCCGTTTTCTTGATATTAGTAAAAGTAAATGACGGGATCATTCGGTTTCCCATCTTTTTTGGAATGATTTTCGGCGCTTGGGTATATTTTTTATTGGGTAGTAAGAAGTATATCCATTTTCTACATCGCGTGATAAAATTTTGTCAGTGGTTTTATCGAACGGTATTGCAAATCATTGACACCCTGGTTGTGCGTCCCATCCTCTTTTTCTACCGAGTGATCCTCATGGTGCTGGCATTTTTGTATTCCGTGTTGCTCGCGATCCTCGGCTTTTTGTGGAAAGTGATACGTTTTGTCACTTCACCTTTTGCCAGATGGGGTCAACATTTAGGGAAAAAAATGTTCGGAAAATCAAAAGGAATTTGGACCAATTGGAAGAATTGGTTTCACTCAAAGAGAAAGCGGGAGTAATCCGAGGTGGCCTAATGATGAAAGAAGCAACGTCCTCTCCAACTATCAATCGAAAAGGGCAGAAACGAAGAATGCGGTTTTTTTTCTTTTTCATTCTTTGTTTTTTCGTCTGGACTGGCTATACCCTGTACTTGCAAAGCGGCGTCCTGTCGCAGAAAGAAGCCGAGCTGGAAGCGTTGAAACAAGAGTCGGCCGTGCTATTGCAGCAGCAAGAGGAGCTGACGTATGAAGCGAGTCGGTTGAACGATAAGGAATATCTGGCGGAGCTGGCGCGCAAACGAATTTACTACACCAAGCCTGGTGAGAGCATCTACGTGATTCCGGAGTAGGCAACTGGCTGATCTTCAAGCAGAGGGAGGCTTTCCACGTTCATGGGAGTCGAGATCGGGAGCAAACTTGAAGGAAAAGTGACAGGGATTACGAAGTTTGGGGCCTTTGTGGAGCTGCCTGGAAATGTGACCGGTCTTGTGCACATCAGCGAAATTGCAGACACGTTTGTCAAAGACATTCACGAATTTTTGAAAGTCGGGGATACGGTAACCGTGAAGGTGCTGAATATCCGGGAGGGCAAGATCGGTCTGTCAATCAAGAAGGCGCAGGAAAAGGAAAGACCTCCACGTCATCACCGTGAGCGAGGGGAAGGCTTTGAAGATAAGCTCAATCGGTTTTTAAAAGAGAGCGAAGACCGCCAGTCCTCATTAAAGAAAAATGGGGACAAGAAGGGGCGCGGTCGACAACATTGATTCGGAAAATTTTGACTTTTCTTTCTTCGTGAATAATACATTTAGACGGCAAAAGGCGGAAGGGCATTTGGAAATTATGCCGAATACGTATCGTAAGCCCGTTTCGCAAAGCGCGAATCACCTGTCAGCCGACGTTATCCGCCATAACGTCGGTTTTTTTTCGTCTCCGGACCATATCGTACGTCGCGAAACAGGGTGTCATCACGATATCCTCCAATAGATAGCAAATGTCCGAATGTGTCAATGAATTTGTCGGACGATTCTGGGAATAATCGCTGGATTTTTGACAAATTTTACAATACCACCTCCGTATAATTGAGGAACAAAATGAACAAGAACGGGGTGGTGTGACATGATCGCAAACAAAAATGTTTCTAGTACCGGTCAGGTTTGGACACGCCAAGTATCGGAGCATGTGGATACGACGGCGCAGACCTGGGGAGAAAAAATAGCAGATGCAGCACATCGATGGAATGTGCTCCCCTTGTTAATGGGCTTCTTGTTGGGGAGGGCACTGATTGTAGAAGAGCTGACTCCCTTTGTGATTCCCTATTTCATGGTCATGTTTTACCTCCGACGGGATTGCATCGTGACGACCGGGTTCGCCTTGATCCTGGGAGCGTTTACCCAATCCGTCCCGCTGGGGCTGCAAACGATTCTAAGCGTCATACTCGCTTTTGCGGCCTGCAAAATCAGCGATCGATTTCGGCGAAAGGATTTTTCCCGAACGCCCCTGCTGGTCATGGCAACGGTATTTATTAGTCATCTGTTGTACCATGCGTTGACGAATCAGGTGAATACGTACGAGCTGGTCATGGTAGCCGTGGAATCCGTATTGGGCTTCGTCCTGACCTTGATCTTTATACAATCCCTCTCGATCATTCATTTGGCCAAGCCGTATGAGCCCCTGAAAAATGAAGAGATCGTGTCGCTGGTGATCCTGCTCGCCTCGCTGATGACGGGAACGGTCGACTGGATGGTGGAAGGCATCTCCATGGAGCATGTGCTCTCTAGGTATTTGCTGCTGTTGTTCGCCTTTGTGGGAGGCGGGACGGTGGGTGCAGCCGTAGGGGTCGTCACTGGGCTGATCCTCAGCCTTGCCAACGTGAGTGCTTTGCTGCAGATCAATTTGCTCGCTTTCTCCGGTCTGTTGGCCGGTTTGCTGAAAGAAGGGGGAAAAGTCGGCGTCTCGGCGGGCCTCTTGATCGGTACCGCGATTTTGGCGATTTACGGTGGCGCTGAAGATACCCTTTACTTGTCACTGGTGGAGACGTCCATCGCGATTGTCTTGTTCATCCTGACTCCTGCTTTGCTTTGGAAAAAGGTAGCGAGATTCATTCCGGGCTCCCCGGAAAACATGC of Brevibacillus choshinensis contains these proteins:
- a CDS encoding ABC transporter substrate-binding protein, which encodes MKSQEHFMQMLFGLSEWETDREQSISVEALSEILCCTPRNVKLILRKWENEGLLRWRAGVGRGNHSTLTILCDTSDFFSAYFKNLLSGGKITEAVGLVQNEKLPARIKRGLQQIWDSQFGFVLEEGESTSLDVLRIPRQRGFSTLDPAFVAVAAESHFLRQMCHRLVYYDQEQQTFLPELAHAWECNEERTAWTFYLRKGVRFHHGKILNGKDVEYTMRRLIDLDSPYRWQMDDVDWIEHQSERIITFHLRQPNSFFLHYMGSQAMSILPHDVPFSEQAVIGTGPFRMAEYTDERLVLEAFDDYYRERAVLDRVEIWIVTGHPGSRQHYELPNREQQSDSGSEGKDIVFEETGCNYLAFNFRRPGVQHDYAFRIAMRMVMDRNQLIKKLGEYAFSPAGSFLPSRSRAMTFSSSTLEEAASWLSRSSYQGETLSVFISEGKLFDIVGKWMKRRCQQIGIQIKLVPMTKANFLSDHVDLEADMAIMGEVFQSDVELGLIELYKNKSTMVYRFMDDHMRALVDDKLSEVLRMENRDKRMRALDLIEQAFEEQQWLLCNFHVKRIDRYHPALQGFVADSFGWLDFSKLWVKSFVTSL
- a CDS encoding copper amine oxidase N-terminal domain-containing protein, with translation MHKSAKTGISVLLATTVLASPFVVVPKAAYALTVEDISADDTSADEETEYTIEFEIDKELKSGDEISVKFPSDFTVDKKLKKSDVTLEDDDGDDVSIDSVSVSSNVVTIELDEKVSKGTLLTLTIDNITNPEDKGTYSIGVKTSKETSYKNEKITIGKSSGSSSSSGSKFSVSQSTKSAEADITLTLGKFNLSSKSKLKKGKYIYVDFPTKDMLPKSISKSDVKVNGTKAEYVSIIDSDSIRIEVPSGADGDSYIKLEFSSSAGIKNPSSADNDYTFEIEYDDKTYTSEDMEVTGSARESFEVSLSDQTAGARSSYSFDIDLSTKLYSNTDIQIEFPSADMIPPVVSGYSVTVNGDQVGGVSVSNSKVSFRTPSGFKSTDKLTVKFAFDAYLTNPKTTGTYNLTARIDNKTYRSKSFDISGASAPVAVDNTAATIGLTRATASTPTGLQIAIKGLGAPIVRSQGFFEVVLPAGFKVPAYIPANQVTVNGTAANYVGVRGQNLIIVPTQDIPAKTAVQVNILEAGGIVNPPTTGVYSIGVYTSEEKGLLFARPATIVALNGVSFKANVASFTKSGKATALAAAPYIVNGNTLMPASFFRDGLGMSVTWTTTTARVVSGNTVMQFKVGSNVATINGQNVTLPVAVQLKNKIPTLPLRTITDRTGHKIVFVNGNYTVYK
- the yabP gene encoding sporulation protein YabP, translating into MMEHTKRPRHEVVMINRRSLAISGVKNVESFDSEEFLLETEGGFLTIRGQNLHMKNLSLETGEVAIEGLVHEMAYLEQGQAGDRSRGFFGKLFK
- the yabQ gene encoding spore cortex biosynthesis protein YabQ, whose protein sequence is MSIGIQLQTVLAMSTCGALMGMGFDTYHVFKGKSKLPLWMIFIFDILFWVGSMGAVFLILVKVNDGIIRFPIFFGMIFGAWVYFLLGSKKYIHFLHRVIKFCQWFYRTVLQIIDTLVVRPILFFYRVILMVLAFLYSVLLAILGFLWKVIRFVTSPFARWGQHLGKKMFGKSKGIWTNWKNWFHSKRKRE
- a CDS encoding FtsB family cell division protein: MMKEATSSPTINRKGQKRRMRFFFFFILCFFVWTGYTLYLQSGVLSQKEAELEALKQESAVLLQQQEELTYEASRLNDKEYLAELARKRIYYTKPGESIYVIPE
- a CDS encoding S1 RNA-binding domain-containing protein, which encodes MGVEIGSKLEGKVTGITKFGAFVELPGNVTGLVHISEIADTFVKDIHEFLKVGDTVTVKVLNIREGKIGLSIKKAQEKERPPRHHRERGEGFEDKLNRFLKESEDRQSSLKKNGDKKGRGRQH